A single Brucella intermedia LMG 3301 DNA region contains:
- the gloB gene encoding hydroxyacylglutathione hydrolase encodes MNDIAPRLEIEQFICRSDNYGVLIHDPQSALTASIDAPDAAAVEAALKRRGWTLDFIFTTHHHLDHVEGNEALKAKYGVGIIGPKAEETKIPGIDRTVKDGDEFTFGLFRVKAIATPGHTAGEISYYIPDAKAVFTGDTLFALGCGRLFEGTPLTMFQSLLKLIALPGDTAVYCGHEYTESNARFALTIDPANSALKERAAEIARLRAADRMTLPSSIALEMATNPFLRWHDAGIRSRLGLQDAPDEAVFAEIRKRKDMF; translated from the coding sequence ATGAACGACATCGCACCACGGCTTGAAATCGAACAGTTCATCTGCCGCAGCGACAATTACGGCGTCCTCATCCACGATCCGCAAAGCGCGCTCACCGCTTCCATCGATGCGCCCGACGCGGCGGCTGTCGAGGCGGCGCTGAAACGGCGCGGCTGGACACTCGACTTCATCTTCACCACCCATCACCACCTCGACCATGTGGAAGGCAATGAAGCGCTGAAGGCGAAATACGGGGTCGGCATCATCGGTCCCAAGGCCGAGGAAACGAAGATTCCGGGCATCGACCGGACCGTGAAGGATGGCGACGAGTTCACCTTCGGTCTCTTCCGGGTGAAGGCCATTGCCACACCGGGGCATACGGCGGGCGAGATCTCCTACTATATTCCCGACGCGAAAGCCGTCTTCACGGGCGACACGCTGTTCGCGCTCGGTTGCGGGCGGCTTTTCGAGGGAACGCCGCTCACCATGTTCCAGTCGCTGCTGAAGCTGATTGCGCTTCCGGGCGACACGGCGGTCTATTGCGGCCATGAATATACCGAAAGCAATGCCCGCTTTGCCCTTACCATCGACCCGGCCAATTCCGCACTCAAGGAGCGTGCCGCAGAGATTGCGCGCCTGCGTGCCGCCGATCGCATGACATTGCCGTCGAGCATCGCGCTTGAAATGGCGACGAACCCTTTCCTGCGCTGGCACGATGCAGGCATTCGCAGCCGCCTCGGCTTGCAGGATGCGCCCGACGAAGCCGTGTTTGCCGAAATCCGCAAGCGCAAGGATATGTTCTGA
- a CDS encoding heavy metal translocating P-type ATPase — MSETLNQIRFRIDGMDCASCAAKIETAVRRVRGIKDVSVSVAGGTMTVSHDGTGDLDKIAAKVRSLGYGAEPVASEKAPAKGEHSHDHSHHDHDHDHDHGACGGSHDHAHDHGHEHDQDGHSEIAATPDSLRFRVDGMDCASCAAKIDTAVRRLPGVTDVSVSVTNGAMNVNHDGTARSDEIAAKVTALGYRTTLADTAPAASGGRAAPKASAPAKPLPWWRSKKGQMMLACGGGLVAAYIAGHLYPAIELWAFTAAMLIGLVPIARRAYMAAINGTPFSIEMLMTIAAIGAMFIGATEEAAAVVFLFLVGELLEGVAAGKARASIQSLTALVPKTAFLEKNGTTSEVAADSLAVGDVISVRPGDRMPADGEILTGESAVDEAPVTGESTPVGKAEGDTVFAGTINGDGVLRVRVTAAAQDNTIARVVRLVEEAQEAKAPTERFINRFSTYYTPGVVVVAALVAILPPLLAGGDWNEWIYKGLAILLIGCPCALVISTPAAIAAALSSGARRGLLMKGGAVLETIGKITAACFDKTGTLTEGKPKVTDVLAGDLPEDEVLRLAASLDAGSSHPLALAIVGAAEQRGLKLAPVTGGKAHGGKGVSGMVGEKDLFLGSRRAADDIAAIPDALANRIAACNDEGKTVSVLVANGRIAGAIAMRDEPRADAIAGLQELKAANIRTVMLTGDNRRTAEAIGRDLGIEVRAELLPQDKQRIVGELRKEGLIVAKIGDGINDAPALAAADVGIAMGGGTDVALETADAAVLHGRVGDVEEMVDLSKRTMRNIHQNIAIALGLKAVFLVTTVLGITGLWPAILADTGATVLVTINALRLLRQPVR; from the coding sequence ATGAGTGAAACACTGAACCAGATTCGCTTTCGCATCGACGGTATGGATTGCGCGTCCTGCGCAGCCAAGATCGAAACTGCCGTGCGGCGCGTGCGCGGGATCAAGGATGTCTCCGTTTCGGTTGCGGGAGGCACGATGACCGTCAGCCATGATGGAACGGGCGATCTCGACAAGATTGCCGCCAAGGTTCGCAGCCTCGGATATGGTGCGGAGCCGGTCGCGTCGGAAAAAGCCCCGGCAAAGGGCGAACATTCGCACGATCATTCTCACCATGACCATGACCATGATCATGACCACGGGGCGTGCGGCGGCAGCCACGATCATGCGCATGATCATGGGCATGAGCACGATCAGGACGGCCACAGCGAGATTGCGGCAACGCCGGACAGTCTGCGCTTTCGGGTCGATGGCATGGATTGCGCATCCTGCGCGGCCAAGATCGATACCGCCGTGCGCCGCCTGCCCGGCGTGACGGACGTGTCTGTCTCCGTGACCAATGGCGCGATGAACGTCAATCATGACGGGACAGCAAGGAGCGATGAAATCGCCGCCAAGGTGACGGCTCTGGGCTACAGGACCACGCTTGCCGACACCGCTCCCGCTGCCAGCGGCGGCAGGGCTGCGCCAAAGGCAAGCGCGCCTGCAAAACCGCTGCCGTGGTGGCGCTCGAAGAAGGGCCAGATGATGCTGGCCTGCGGCGGCGGGCTGGTCGCCGCCTATATAGCCGGGCATCTCTACCCGGCGATCGAGCTGTGGGCTTTCACGGCGGCGATGCTGATCGGTCTCGTGCCGATTGCCAGGCGCGCCTATATGGCGGCGATCAACGGTACGCCATTTTCCATCGAGATGCTGATGACGATTGCCGCCATAGGTGCCATGTTCATTGGCGCGACCGAGGAAGCGGCAGCCGTCGTGTTTCTGTTCCTGGTCGGCGAGCTTCTGGAAGGGGTGGCCGCCGGAAAGGCGCGCGCCAGCATCCAGTCGCTCACCGCGCTGGTGCCGAAGACTGCGTTTCTCGAGAAGAACGGGACGACTTCGGAAGTTGCGGCTGACAGCCTGGCGGTTGGCGATGTGATTTCCGTGCGCCCCGGCGACCGCATGCCTGCCGATGGTGAAATCCTCACGGGTGAAAGCGCGGTCGATGAAGCGCCCGTCACTGGTGAAAGCACGCCGGTCGGCAAGGCTGAAGGCGACACGGTTTTTGCCGGCACGATCAATGGCGACGGCGTACTGCGGGTGCGGGTCACGGCTGCCGCGCAGGATAACACCATCGCCCGCGTCGTGCGGCTGGTCGAGGAAGCGCAGGAAGCCAAGGCGCCGACCGAGCGTTTCATCAATCGTTTTTCGACCTATTACACGCCGGGCGTGGTTGTGGTGGCGGCGCTCGTCGCCATCCTGCCGCCGCTTCTTGCGGGCGGCGACTGGAACGAATGGATCTACAAGGGACTTGCGATCCTCCTGATCGGTTGCCCCTGCGCGCTGGTCATTTCCACGCCTGCGGCAATTGCAGCCGCGCTCTCGTCGGGCGCCCGGCGCGGTCTTCTGATGAAGGGTGGCGCGGTGCTGGAAACCATCGGCAAGATCACGGCGGCGTGCTTCGACAAGACTGGCACGCTGACCGAAGGCAAGCCGAAGGTGACCGATGTGCTGGCGGGCGACCTGCCCGAAGATGAAGTGCTGCGTCTTGCCGCGTCGCTGGATGCGGGCTCAAGCCACCCGCTGGCGCTGGCGATTGTCGGTGCCGCAGAACAGCGCGGGCTGAAACTTGCCCCGGTGACGGGAGGAAAGGCCCATGGCGGCAAGGGCGTGTCGGGCATGGTGGGCGAGAAGGACCTGTTTCTGGGTTCCCGTCGCGCCGCCGATGATATTGCGGCTATTCCGGATGCGCTGGCCAACCGCATTGCCGCCTGCAACGACGAAGGCAAGACGGTTTCTGTGCTGGTTGCCAATGGCAGGATCGCCGGTGCAATCGCCATGCGCGACGAACCGCGCGCCGATGCCATTGCCGGTTTGCAGGAATTGAAAGCGGCCAATATTCGCACCGTCATGCTGACCGGCGACAATCGCCGCACGGCGGAAGCCATCGGGCGCGATCTCGGGATCGAGGTGCGGGCCGAGCTTCTGCCGCAAGACAAGCAGCGTATTGTTGGCGAATTGCGCAAGGAAGGGCTGATCGTCGCCAAGATTGGCGACGGCATCAACGACGCGCCAGCGCTTGCCGCCGCCGATGTCGGCATCGCCATGGGCGGCGGCACCGATGTGGCGCTGGAAACGGCGGACGCCGCCGTCCTGCACGGTCGGGTTGGCGATGTGGAGGAAATGGTCGACCTTTCCAAGCGGACCATGCGCAATATCCATCAAAACATTGCCATAGCGCTTGGATTGAAGGCTGTCTTTCTGGTGACCACGGTGCTGGGCATCACCGGCCTCTGGCCCGCCATTCTGGCCGATACGGGCGCGACCGTTCTTGTGACGATCAACGCATTGCGGCTTTTGAGGCAACCTGTGCGGTAA
- a CDS encoding MerR family transcriptional regulator: MTNVPIGEASKASGVKVPTIRYYEQIGLLPSPPRSDGNRRLYDRSDIQRLLFIRHARDLGFEVDAIRTLLDLQDNPDQSCAAADAIARARLSDVEHRIAKLLSLKTELQRMLECTAHGRIDQCRVIEILGNHEECVHPKH; encoded by the coding sequence ATCACGAATGTGCCCATCGGCGAAGCATCGAAGGCGAGCGGCGTCAAAGTGCCGACCATCCGTTATTACGAGCAGATCGGCCTGCTGCCTTCTCCGCCGCGCAGTGACGGCAATCGCCGCCTCTATGACCGGAGCGACATCCAGCGGCTTCTCTTCATCCGCCATGCCCGCGATCTGGGGTTTGAGGTGGATGCGATCCGCACGCTTCTCGATCTTCAGGACAATCCCGACCAGTCATGCGCGGCAGCCGACGCCATTGCACGCGCGCGCCTCAGCGATGTGGAGCATCGCATCGCCAAACTGCTTTCGCTCAAGACGGAGTTGCAGCGCATGCTGGAATGCACCGCGCATGGCCGCATCGACCAGTGCCGCGTGATCGAGATTCTCGGAAACCACGAGGAATGCGTGCACCCGAAGCATTAA
- a CDS encoding DUF3108 domain-containing protein, giving the protein MIEPSHVLKPVRHRLAQYGVAAAAGLAFAGLSLGALTMASGAARADDLYRTEYDISIFGLSIARSAIETTVNGANYNLNGRFLTSGLARVFDDTDGTVHVTGSAVGGKVVPKSFDLAYKHGRKNKSTTIRFANGNVVAAENQPPVKKRDPWVETSPQDLLSVSDPLSALMIPAKNGRAVCDRSLSVFDGQTRAEIRLSFNGTESFTTDGFTGESVICSAKFIPISGYQKGKKAIDYLSNRSRMTISFASLGNSGIYAPVVARIGTQIGTLKIQATRFSKVN; this is encoded by the coding sequence ATGATCGAACCGTCGCATGTGTTGAAGCCCGTCCGGCACCGGCTGGCGCAGTATGGTGTGGCGGCTGCGGCAGGACTGGCCTTCGCGGGCCTGAGCTTGGGGGCACTGACGATGGCCAGCGGCGCGGCCCGGGCCGATGATCTTTACCGGACGGAATACGATATTTCCATTTTCGGGCTTTCCATTGCGCGGTCCGCCATAGAAACCACGGTCAATGGCGCGAATTACAACCTCAATGGCCGTTTCCTGACCTCCGGTCTGGCGCGGGTGTTCGACGATACGGACGGCACCGTGCACGTTACCGGCAGCGCCGTCGGCGGCAAGGTCGTGCCGAAGAGCTTCGATCTCGCCTACAAGCATGGCCGCAAGAACAAGAGCACCACGATCCGCTTCGCCAATGGCAATGTCGTGGCGGCGGAAAACCAGCCTCCGGTGAAAAAGCGCGACCCCTGGGTGGAAACATCGCCGCAGGATCTGCTGAGTGTCAGCGATCCGCTGAGCGCCCTCATGATTCCGGCCAAGAATGGCCGGGCAGTCTGCGATCGTTCGCTGAGCGTCTTCGACGGCCAGACGCGAGCCGAGATCAGGCTTTCCTTCAACGGCACCGAATCGTTCACGACCGATGGCTTTACCGGCGAATCGGTCATCTGCTCGGCGAAATTCATTCCGATTTCCGGTTATCAGAAGGGCAAGAAGGCCATCGATTACCTGAGCAATCGCAGCCGGATGACGATTTCCTTCGCATCGCTTGGCAATTCGGGCATCTATGCGCCCGTCGTGGCCCGGATCGGCACCCAGATCGGCACGCTCAAGATTCAGGCGACCCGTTTTTCAAAAGTGAATTGA
- the rpmB gene encoding 50S ribosomal protein L28, which yields MSRACELTGKSVQYGNNVSHANNKTRRRFLPNLCNVTLMSETLGQSYRLRVSANALRSVEHRGGLDAFLVKSDDKELSQRARLLKRQIAKKQAEAVAA from the coding sequence ATGTCCCGCGCTTGTGAATTGACCGGCAAGTCGGTCCAGTACGGCAACAATGTCAGCCACGCGAACAACAAGACGCGTCGCCGCTTTCTGCCGAACCTCTGCAATGTTACGCTGATGTCCGAAACCCTCGGCCAGAGCTATCGTCTGCGCGTTTCCGCCAACGCCCTGCGTTCGGTCGAACATCGCGGCGGTCTGGATGCGTTCCTCGTCAAGTCCGACGACAAGGAACTGTCGCAGCGCGCTCGCCTGCTGAAGCGTCAGATCGCAAAGAAGCAGGCTGAAGCAGTCGCTGCCTAA
- a CDS encoding queuosine precursor transporter, whose protein sequence is MSIETPTFSRLMPAILAMCVAVAASNILVQYPFQHFGLGEVLTYGAFTYPVAFLVNDLTNRRFGPAAARKVVYAGFVLGVVMSIWLATPRIAIASGSAFLFAQLMDITVFDRLRRKTWWKAPFAAAMFGSVLDTVLFFSIAFAAGFAWIDTLTGMPDSSLAEPASFLGLGVPLWASLAFGDFFVKVIMGTLMLIPYGAILAVFAPSLYAPSRTTAEEA, encoded by the coding sequence ATGTCAATCGAGACACCCACTTTTTCCCGGCTTATGCCAGCGATACTGGCCATGTGCGTGGCGGTTGCCGCGTCGAATATTCTCGTCCAGTATCCGTTCCAGCATTTCGGCCTCGGTGAAGTTCTGACCTACGGTGCCTTCACCTATCCTGTCGCCTTTCTGGTCAATGACCTGACGAATCGCCGCTTCGGCCCTGCCGCCGCGCGCAAGGTGGTCTATGCCGGTTTCGTGCTGGGCGTCGTCATGTCGATCTGGCTGGCAACCCCGCGCATCGCGATTGCCTCGGGCTCGGCCTTTCTTTTCGCACAGCTGATGGACATCACCGTCTTCGACCGCCTGCGCCGCAAGACCTGGTGGAAGGCGCCCTTTGCCGCCGCCATGTTCGGCTCTGTGCTCGATACGGTCCTGTTCTTCTCGATTGCCTTCGCAGCCGGATTTGCGTGGATCGACACGCTCACGGGAATGCCCGATTCGTCGCTTGCCGAACCGGCGTCCTTCCTCGGCCTCGGCGTGCCGCTCTGGGCATCGCTGGCTTTTGGCGACTTCTTTGTGAAGGTCATCATGGGGACGCTTATGCTGATCCCCTATGGGGCAATCCTCGCCGTCTTCGCCCCGTCGCTTTATGCGCCGAGCCGGACAACGGCGGAAGAGGCATGA
- the cobT gene encoding cobaltochelatase subunit CobT, whose protein sequence is MSGQKSGIGDNSRERKPGPVDSEPFKRAITACVRAISGEHELEVAFTNDRPALSANRARLPDLPKRPTAHDIAVTRGLGDSMALRQARHNPRIHASLAPEGKQARAIYDAVEQARVEAIGARAMAGMADNLSTMLADKYSKANFSTVTEREDAPLEEAVSLLLREKLTGRAAPAEAGQVLELWRDWIEQKAAADIARLGDNLEDQQAFARTVRDMLASMDMAEELSQEEPSDEEEQNDEQTPDSDENEEGGDESQEGSDSAESEESDSSSDEGEQGEMDAADASADDMDDSEDIDAETPGDTRRPNQPFANFAEHVDYKVFTREFDEEVEATDLCDEAELDRLRGFLDKQLANLQGVVGRLANRLQRRLMAQQNRSWDFDLEEGYLDSARLVRIVIDPTQPLSYKQERDTDFRDTVVTLVLDNSGSMRGRPITVAATCADILARTLERCGVKVEILGFTTKAWKGGQSREAWLGRGKPANPGRLNDLRHIVYKSADAPWRRARRNLGLMMREGLLKENIDGEALIWAHQRLLGRPEQRKILMMISDGAPVDDSTLSVNPGNYLERHLRAVIEEIETRSPVELIAIGIGHDVTRYYQRAVTIVDAEELAGAMTEQLASLFEEQGAAAPAKGRRRAGRR, encoded by the coding sequence ATGTCGGGCCAGAAGTCAGGAATAGGCGATAATTCGCGCGAGCGTAAACCGGGACCGGTGGATTCCGAACCGTTCAAGCGTGCGATAACGGCTTGCGTCCGCGCCATTTCCGGCGAGCATGAGCTGGAAGTGGCGTTTACCAACGACCGCCCGGCCCTGAGCGCCAATCGTGCCCGCCTTCCCGACCTGCCGAAACGTCCGACCGCGCATGATATTGCCGTCACGCGCGGCCTTGGCGATTCCATGGCGCTGCGCCAGGCGCGCCATAACCCACGCATTCATGCGAGCCTTGCTCCAGAAGGAAAGCAGGCGCGCGCCATTTACGATGCTGTGGAGCAGGCGCGTGTTGAAGCCATCGGCGCGCGCGCCATGGCGGGCATGGCGGACAATCTTTCCACCATGCTTGCGGATAAATATTCGAAAGCCAATTTCTCCACCGTCACCGAGAGGGAAGATGCGCCGCTCGAGGAAGCCGTGTCGCTTCTGCTGCGTGAGAAGCTGACCGGGCGGGCCGCCCCTGCGGAAGCTGGGCAGGTGCTGGAACTGTGGCGCGACTGGATCGAACAGAAGGCTGCAGCCGACATTGCGCGGCTTGGCGACAATCTCGAAGACCAGCAGGCCTTTGCGCGCACGGTGCGCGACATGCTCGCTTCCATGGACATGGCGGAAGAGCTGTCGCAGGAAGAACCGAGCGACGAAGAAGAACAGAACGACGAACAGACGCCGGATTCCGACGAGAACGAGGAAGGCGGCGACGAGAGCCAGGAAGGTTCCGATTCGGCTGAAAGCGAGGAATCCGACAGTTCGAGCGATGAAGGCGAGCAGGGCGAAATGGATGCCGCCGACGCTTCCGCCGACGACATGGACGACAGCGAGGATATCGACGCGGAAACGCCGGGCGATACACGCCGTCCGAACCAGCCTTTCGCCAATTTTGCCGAGCATGTCGATTACAAGGTCTTCACGCGCGAGTTCGATGAAGAGGTCGAAGCGACCGATCTTTGTGACGAGGCGGAACTCGATCGTCTGCGCGGTTTCCTCGACAAGCAGCTTGCCAATCTGCAGGGCGTGGTGGGGCGTCTCGCCAACCGCCTGCAGCGCCGCCTGATGGCGCAGCAGAACCGCTCGTGGGATTTCGATCTGGAAGAGGGCTATCTCGATTCGGCGCGTCTGGTGCGTATCGTCATCGACCCGACGCAGCCGCTTTCCTACAAGCAGGAGCGCGATACGGATTTCCGCGATACGGTCGTCACGCTGGTGCTGGACAATTCCGGCTCCATGCGCGGTCGCCCGATCACGGTTGCCGCGACCTGCGCGGATATTCTCGCCCGCACGCTGGAGCGTTGCGGCGTGAAGGTGGAAATCCTGGGCTTCACCACCAAGGCGTGGAAGGGCGGCCAGTCGCGCGAAGCGTGGCTTGGACGCGGCAAGCCCGCCAATCCAGGTCGCCTCAACGATCTGCGCCACATCGTCTACAAGAGCGCCGATGCGCCCTGGCGGCGCGCCCGGCGCAATCTCGGCCTGATGATGCGCGAAGGGCTGCTGAAGGAAAACATCGACGGCGAGGCGCTGATCTGGGCGCATCAGCGCCTGCTTGGACGGCCTGAACAGCGCAAGATCCTGATGATGATTTCGGATGGCGCGCCGGTCGACGACTCGACGCTTTCCGTCAATCCCGGCAACTATCTGGAGAGGCACCTGCGCGCCGTAATCGAGGAAATCGAAACGCGTTCGCCGGTGGAACTGATCGCCATCGGCATCGGCCATGACGTCACGCGCTATTATCAGCGCGCCGTCACCATCGTCGATGCGGAAGAACTGGCTGGCGCCATGACCGAACAGCTTGCCTCGCTTTTCGAGGAGCAGGGGGCCGCGGCTCCGGCCAAGGGCAGGCGCCGGGCTGGCAGAAGGTAA
- the cobS gene encoding cobaltochelatase subunit CobS, which produces MNKVERDIANLPDTTVSVREVFGIDSDMTVPAYAAGDSYVPELDPDYLFDRQTTLAILAGFAYNRRVMVSGYHGTGKSTHIEQVAARLNWPCVRVNLDSHVSRIDLVGKDAIVVKEGVQVTEFKDGILPWAYQHNVALVFDEYDAGRPDVMFVIQRVLESSGRLTLLDQSRVIRPHPAFRLFATANTVGLGDTTGLYHGTQQINQAQMDRWSIVTTLNYLPHDNEVNIVLAKAKHYQNAEGREIVNKMVRVADMTRQAFINGDLSTVMSPRTVITWAENAAIFNDVGFAFRLTFLNKCDELERATVAEFYQRAFGVELPESAANIVLA; this is translated from the coding sequence ATGAACAAGGTTGAGCGGGATATAGCCAATTTGCCGGATACGACGGTTTCGGTGCGCGAAGTGTTCGGGATCGATTCCGACATGACGGTGCCGGCCTATGCGGCAGGCGATTCCTATGTGCCGGAGCTTGATCCGGATTATCTTTTCGACCGTCAGACGACGCTCGCGATCCTCGCAGGCTTTGCCTATAACCGTCGCGTGATGGTTTCGGGCTATCACGGCACCGGCAAGTCGACCCATATCGAGCAGGTCGCGGCCCGCCTCAACTGGCCTTGCGTGCGCGTCAACCTCGACAGCCATGTCAGCCGTATCGATCTCGTCGGCAAGGACGCCATCGTGGTCAAGGAAGGCGTGCAGGTCACCGAATTCAAGGACGGCATCCTGCCCTGGGCCTATCAGCACAATGTGGCGCTGGTGTTCGACGAATACGACGCCGGCCGCCCTGACGTGATGTTCGTCATCCAGCGCGTTCTGGAATCCTCCGGCCGCCTGACGCTTCTCGACCAGAGCCGCGTCATCCGTCCGCACCCGGCATTCCGCCTGTTCGCGACCGCCAACACCGTCGGTCTCGGCGACACGACCGGCCTTTATCACGGCACCCAGCAGATCAACCAGGCGCAGATGGACCGCTGGTCCATCGTGACGACGCTGAACTATCTGCCGCACGACAATGAAGTGAACATCGTTCTCGCCAAGGCCAAGCATTACCAGAATGCCGAAGGCCGCGAGATCGTGAACAAGATGGTGCGCGTGGCCGACATGACCCGTCAGGCCTTCATCAATGGCGATCTCTCGACCGTCATGAGCCCGCGCACGGTCATCACCTGGGCCGAAAATGCCGCGATCTTCAACGATGTCGGCTTTGCATTCCGCCTGACCTTCCTCAACAAGTGCGACGAGCTGGAACGCGCGACCGTGGCTGAGTTCTATCAGCGTGCTTTCGGCGTTGAACTGCCGGAATCGGCGGCCAACATCGTTCTCGCTTGA